In the genome of Vigna radiata var. radiata cultivar VC1973A unplaced genomic scaffold, Vradiata_ver6 scaffold_100, whole genome shotgun sequence, one region contains:
- the LOC111241237 gene encoding uncharacterized protein LOC111241237, giving the protein MECLLGFASSVSRDLVCGALNQLRYPCGFKNFVKRLEEEESNLIITKDSVQKFVTHNKKQARKPSEILDKWLEDAINDVHNVNQLLEEAKTQKQCCFGHCPNWIWRYHVGKKLANKTMHLEKVIEEGRKYVPFDRIATLPSNTLDMLLEKCMNFESRQSAYDQLLDAVKNNDVSLIGLYGMGGCGKTTLAMEVRKLVEAEHLFEKVLFIPVSSTVEVRRIQEKIASSLQFEFPEIEEMQRAQRLCSRLTLEKNILIILDDVWEKLNFGRIGIPSSQHHKGCNILIITRSEAVCTSMDCQRKIYLPILTDEEAWTLFQNKALITEATSDALKDLGRLISNECKGLPVAIAAVGCSLKGKAETVWSVALNKLRRSNPINIERGLIDPYKCLQLSYDNLDTKEAKSLFLLCSVFPEDSEIPVEHLTRCAIGLGVVGEVDSYEEARSEVIVAKIKLVSCCLLLDADDECVKMHDIVRDVAHIIAKNENKMIKCEVEKDVRVEQNSVRYLWCVKFPNDLDCSNLEFLYLETKMKEFDGIFKRMGMLKVLILVNDEDGETRLSTISFKTLTNLRFLFIENYELSDFSFLGGMKNLQSLSLNHCLLPSFPELQPDVTTLKLLEVIECDINVKNFEVMKRIPLLEELYIIDIEGEWDANSEDNIEFFKTFSIPETLQRYGIVLGSNNFMDFNDRDMYIHGRTLLLNHFDISNEVIKGLAKKAKDLFVANIDGGVKNMIPDIFEIEGGGLNELNKLEIIDSEELECLIDTSSRSSEVVTLFSKLHTLIIGNMKNLRVIWHCFLPANGPFENLENLYLSYCSRLTSLFTYVVARSLVKLKILKITRCDELKHILTNEEKVEKSQDEFTSGHPVQIFQNLQEVDVDSCPELKHIFSANIVGGLGQLKVLNIEECAMLDQIIGDIVSLAKQDRKEPDEIVEEGTLSSLASLKIKHCGNLGSIFTASIAKTLTSLEELFIEDCKSLKDIVTQERVNKNLEESIVEDEHDCESDISIFQSLKKLHISKCDLLEGIFPVSFIGELNDITNKETADLKDFSSRNNTQIELPALQVLELHHIPVGSYDVICPSLRTLSLYIGRYVGFFNINCSTDASAATKSDFIAIKILNSDFEPPVESVECLSKQPLGLNLITTHNIREIELKGFDKARYLFKLSIASSFMLEILRIKECHGLEYIIDTDDEYGKENIKAIFPNLKQLSVNKCFQLKYMIGQHHVANKDYKEIHVQFSALEILSLWNLPKFVSICSTNTLSVTWPSLKDFECYNCFYPFYGFDSCLTIPTNSREPIITSTKDTKGIQNHLLTLQTLNIVDSDAEGIFCLNEHEMIGQQVSLRLENLELRFLPEMTYIWVGPNSSLTLQHLTTLEIWECEKLEVIFPKSVVRCLPELKLLKIRKCKELREIIEGDKNLSNILSPQPCFPKLEALHVDHCHKLKRLFSGSTSNDLPNLHLLAINGANELEELVGCIQGRIKVELPRLKLLIFMNLENFSQEIELHNLKNCIVYKCPKLSLTSTTTLQKLCEYFPHKDFTNTELHRGTFDIIVGFIYAEYSQEIEDVGNESIKSSSTGVANIGIGNAVATHIDFKVVEQDDKMTEGKPGIVASQGIQVEEGLNLLHKQEGKDVVPNSNIDISSAYSADIRTRLGAYKHFVDLDDAQISLLVETITTYPHLWNACERFSERFQAWRLKILADMFLFLQKESAHSVIPQREKEFDRLCEEAIEIGFESSWVEEMRQLVVARDPKLGEDIARRQIDENSKRCSSGDMIPDSQAVEEGDGPKISLEEGSDLVDKEGEIGVVSNHHILAPRNDEPEQEFVAEVFTSEIPRIATSLTNSQTVEKPTPSNALLDTQQTNESCLMEQKKPLGEIPKNIEQVALEETIAKNTNIAPSSILSEYATSKLDPRITLERKSHPHGEINSSQIEPRIAKESESNLKIIQNFGANDITSLFAPVVVGKKGEDNLVGKTLAELEKYLKMSLKDIVSSETNSLCLLSTLNFLSNLPFKDVKVSDGLKHIIDTMHQQFPSILSSFKQGFVTTDKLAELEVRANEVIIKKNFYDELQLKEVVLKEQIIRLKDEIRVCEVALSSLEEEKNKCIAEIVEYKTELENARKDESQMLEVAHKWSIQCSQYELNRMAATNPS; this is encoded by the exons ATGGAGTGTCTCTTGGGTTTTGCATCTTCTGTTTCAAGAGATTTAGTGTGTGGAGCATTAAATCAATTACGTTATCCTTGTGGCTTTAAAAATTTCGTCAAAAGgcttgaagaagaagagagcaATTTGATCATAACGAAAGATAGTGTCCAAAAATTTGTTACGCATAACAAGAAGCAAGCCAGAAAGCCCAGTGAAATTCTGGACAAGTGGCTGGAAGATGCTATCAATGATGTACACAATGTGAATCAGTTGCTGGAAGaggcaaaaacacaaaaacagtGTTGCTTTGGGCACTGTCCAAATTGGATTTGGCGATACCATGTTGGAAAAAAGTTAGCAAATAAAACTATGCACCTCGAAAAGGTCATTGAAGAGGGTAGAAAATATGTGCCATTTGACCGCATCGCTACGCTTCCTTCAAACACCCTTGATATGCTTTTAGAAAAATGCATGAATTTTGAGAGTAGACAATCTGCATACGACCAACTACTGGATGCAGTGAAAAATAATGATGTTTCCTTGATTGGGTTGTATGGGATGGGAGGTTGTGGTAAAACCACATTAGCAATGGAGGTTAGGAAATTAGTAGAAGCAGAAcatctttttgaaaaagttctttttataCCTGTTTCTAGTACCGTGGAAGTTCGGAGGATTCAAGAAAAGATAGCAAGTTCACTGCAATTTGAATTTCCAGAAATCGAAGAAATGCAGAGAGCCCAAAGATTGTGCTCAAGATTAACTCTagagaaaaatattcttataattcTAGATGATGTGTGGGAAAAGCTTAACTTTGGTCGTATTGGGATTCCTTCTTCTCAACATCATAAAGGCTGCAACATTCTCATTATCACTAGATCAGAAGCAGTTTGTACCTCGATGGATTGTCAAAGAAAGATTTACTTGCCAATTTTAACGGATGAAGAAGCATGGACTCTTTTCCAAAACAAAGCACTTATAACAGAAGCCACCTCTGATGCTTTAAAGGATCTGGGAAGATTAATTTCCAATGAATGTAAAGGATTGCCGGTTGCCATTGCAGCTGTTGGTTGTAGTTTGAAGGGAAAAGCTGAGACGGTATGGAGTGTtgcattaaataaattaagacgTTCCAACCCAATAAATATTGAAAGAGGTTTGATTGATCCCTACAAGTGTCTACAGCTGAGCTATGATAATTTAGATACTAAAGAAGCTAAATCACTTTTCCTGTTGTGCTCTGTGTTTCCTGAAGATTCTGAAATTCCAGTTGAACATTTAACAAGATGTGCAATAGGATTAGGTGTAGTTGGAGAAGTTGACTCATATGAAGAGGCAAGGAGTGAAGTGATTGTAGCTAAAATTAAGCTTGTTAGTTGTTGTTTATTGTTGGATGCAGATGATGAATGTGTCAAAATGCATGACATAGTTCGTGATGTGGCCCACATAATAGcaaaaaatgagaataagatGATCAAGTGTGAAGTGGAGAAAGATGTTAGAGTGGAACAAAATTCTGTAAGATATCTATGGTGTGTGAAATTTCCAAATGATTTGGATTGCTCCAATCTTGAGTTTTTATACTTAGAGACAAAGATGAAAGAATTTGATGGAATTTTCAAAAGAATGGGAATGCTCAAAGTTTTGATTCTTGTCAACGATGAGGATGGAGAAACACGATTGTCAACAATATCtttcaaaacattaacaaaTCTTCGTTTTCTATTCATTGAGAATTATGAATTGAGCGACTTCTCATTTTTAGGTGGTATGAAGAATCTTCAAAGTCTCTCGTTAAATCATTGTTTACTGCCTTCATTTCCTGAATTACAACCCGATGTAACAACCTTAAAATTGTTAGAGGTTATTGAATGTGACATTAATGTGAAGAATTTTGAAGTGATGAAGAGAATCCCGCTTTTGGAAGAGTTGTACATTATTGATATTGAAGGAGAATGGGATGCTAATAGTGAAGACAATATTGAATTCTTTAAGACGTTTAGCATTCCCGAAACACTGCAAAGGTATGGAATTGTATTAGGATCTAATAATTTTATGGATTTTAATGATAGAGATATGTACATTCATGGAAGAACTTTATTACTTAACCATTTTGACATATCAAATGAGGTAATAAAGGGTTTGGCAAAAAAAGCAAAGGATCTATTTGTGGCAAATATTGATGGAGGTGTAAAAAATATGATCCCtgatatatttgaaattgaaggaGGAGGTTTGAATGAGTTGAATAAGTTGGAGATAATTGATTCTGAAGAGTTAGAATGTTTAATTGACACTAGTAGTCGCTCGAGTGAGGTGGTAACTCTCTTCTCCAAGTTGCATACGTTGATAATCGGTAACATGAAAAATCTAAGAGTTATATGGCATTGTTTTCTTCCAGCCAATGGGCCTTTTGAGAACTTAGAGAATCTGTATTTAAGCTATTGTTCACGACTGACATCTCTCTTCACTTATGTTGTTGCTCGAAGtttggtaaaattgaaaatattaaaaataacaagatGTGATGAACTGAAGCATATATTAACAAATGAAGAGAAAGTAGAGAAAAGTCAAGATGAATTCACCAGTGGGCATCCTGTACAAATCTTCCAAAATCTTCAGGAAGTAGATGTAGATAGCTGTCCagaattaaaacatatattctcGGCCAACATTGTTGGAGGGTTAGGTCAATTGAAAGTGCTCAATATAGAAGAATGTGCCATGCTAGATCAAATAATTGGGGATATTGTTTCATTAGCAAAGCAGGATAGAAAAGAACCTGATGAAATCGTTGAGGAAG GAACTCTATCCAGCCTTGCAAGTCTTAAGATAAAACATTGTGGGAATTTAGGCTCAATTTTTACAGCATCGATAGCTAAGACCTTGACTTCTTTGGAAGAATTGTTCATAGAAGACTGCAAAAGTTTGAAGGATATAGTAACTCAGGAAAGGGTCAATAAAAATCTGGAGGAAAGCATTGTTGAGGATGAGCATGATTGTGAGAGTGATATTTCAATctttcaaagtttgaaaaagcTACATATCAGTAAATGTGACTTATTGGAGGGTATATTCCCTGTTTCTTTTATTGGAGAATTGAATGATATAACAAATAAAGAGACTGCTGATTTGAAAGACTTCTCTAGTCGAAATAATACCCAAATTGAGCTTCCTGCTTTACAAGTACTTGAACTTCATCATATTCCTGTTGGTAGTTATGATGTCATATGTCCATCTTTAAGAACACTATCATTGTATATTGGGAGATATGTTGGGTTTTTCAACATAAATTGTTCAACAGATGCTTCAGCAGCtacaaaaagtgattttattgCAATCAAG ATATTGAACTCAGATTTTGAACCACCGGTTGAAAGTGTTGAATGTCTTTCAAAACAACCACTTGGTTTGAACTTGATTACGACACACAATATTAGAGAGATTGAACTGAAAGGCTTTGATAAGGCAAGGTACCTTTTTAAACTATCCATTGCTTCATCATTCATGTTGGAAATTTTGAGAATTAAGGAATGTCATGGACTTGAGTACATTATAGACACTGATGATGAATATGGCAAAGAGAATATTAAAGCTATCTTTCCTAACTTAAAACAACTCTCAGTGAATAAATGTTTCcaattgaaatatatgattGGCCAACATCACGTAGCTAATAAGGATTATAAGGAGATTCATGTTCAATTCTCAGCATTGGAAATACTCTCTCTTTGGAATCTACCAAAGTTTGTTAGCATTTGTTCTACCAACACTCTCAGTGTGACGTGGCCATCTTTGAAGGACTTTGAGTGTTACAATTGTTTCTATCCATTTTATGGTTTCGATAGTTGTTTGACGATTCCTACAAATTcaagagagcctattatcacAAGTACAAAG GATACAAAAGGGATTCAGAACCATCTCCTCACTTTGCAAACTCTAAACATAGTGGATTCTGATGCAGAAGGTATTTTTTGTCTTAATGAACATGAAATGATTGGCCAACAAGTGAGTTTAAGGTTAGAGAACTTGGAGTTACGATTTCTACCTGAAATGACTTATATTTGGGTGGGTCCCAACAGTTCACTTACTCTCCAACATCTTACCACATTAGAAATATGGGAATGTGAAAAGTTGGAAGTAATATTTCCAAAGTCTGTTGTAAGATGCTTACCAGAGTTGAAGCTTTTGAAGATAAGGAAATGCAAAGAATTAAGAGAAATCATTGAAGGGGATAAAAATTTGTCTAATATTCTTTCTCCTCAACCATGTTTCCCAAAACTAGAAGCATTGCATGTTGATCATTGTCACAAGTTGAAAAGATTATTCTCTGGATCTACTTCTAATGACCTTCCCAATCTTCATCTTCTGGCCATAAATGGAGCCAATGAACTAGAAGAGCTTGTTGGATGTATACAAGGAAGGATTAAAGTTGAGCTTCCAAGActcaaacttttaatatttatgaatctGGAAAACTTCAGTCAAGAGATTGAATTGCATAATTTAAAGAATTGCATTGTCTACAAATGTCCAAAACTCTCTTTGACTTCAACAACTACTCTTCAGAAGCTCTGTGAATATTTTCCTCACAAAG atttcaCAAACACTGAACTTCATAGAGGAACATTTGATATCATCGTAGGATTCATATATGCAGAATATTCACAG GAGATTGAGGACGTAGGAAATGAGAGCATTAAATCTTCATCCACTGGAGTTGCAAACATTGGCATTGGAAATGCTGTTGCAACTCACATTGATTTCAAGGTAGTTGAACAAGATGATAAGATGACTGAAGGCAAGCCAGGAATAGTGGCAAGCCAAGGAATCCAAGTAGAAGAAGGATTGAACCTTTTGCATAAACAAGAGGGAAAAGATGTTGTTCCTAACAGCAACATTGACATTTCTTCAG CTTATTCTGCAGATATTCGTACAAGATTAGGAGCATATAAACATTTTGTTGATCTGGATGATGCACAAATTTCTCTTCTGGTGGAGACAATAACAACATATCCCCATCTTTGGAATGCTTGCGAGAGGTTTAGTGAGCGCTTTCAAGCTTGGAGGTTGAAAATTTTGGCAGATATGTTCTTGTTCCTTCAGAAGGAAAGTGCCCATAGTGTTATTCctcaaagagaaaaagagtttGATAGACTATGTGAAGAAGCTAttgaaattggatttgagaGTTCGTGGGTAGAGGAAATGCGTCAACTTGTTGTGGCGAGGGATCCTAAGCTGGGAGAGGACATTGCAAGGAGACAAATAGATGAGAATTCTAAGAG GTGTAGTAGTGGGGACATGATACCAGATTCCCAGGCTGTTGAAGAAGGTGATGGGCCAAAGATTAGCTTGGAAGAAGGTTCTGACTTGGTTGATAAAGAAGGTGAAATAGGTGTTGTTTCTAATCACCACATTTTGGCTCCGAGAAATGATGAACCAGAGCAAGAATTTGTTGCAGAAGTTTTTACTTCAGAAATACCAAGAATAGCAACATCATTAACAAACTCGCAAACCGTTGAAAAGCCAACACCCTCAAAT GCATTGTTGGACACACAACAGACTAATGAATCGTGTTTGATGGAGCAGAAAAAACCACTTGGTGAAATTCCTAAG AATATTGAGCAAGTTGCTTTAGAGGAAACCATAGCAAAGAACACCAATATTGCACCTTCATCAATTCTTTCTGAATATGCCACCTCTAAGTTGGATCCAAGAATTACTTTAGAACGTAAATCACATCCACAC GGTGAAATTAACAGCAGCCAAATTGAGCCACGCATTGCTAAAGAAAGTGAAAGTAATCttaaaatcattcaaaactTTGGGGCCAATGATATCACAAGTTTATTTGCACCAGTTGTCGTGGGGAAAAAGGGTGAAGATAACCTAGTTGGAAAGACCCTTGCTGAGTTAGAAAAGTATCTAAAGATGTCTCTGAAAGATATAGTTAGCTCTGAGACTAACAGCCTTTGCCTTTTGTCTACTCTTAATTTCCTATCCAACCTTCCTTTCAAAGATGTCAAAGTATCAGATGGACTCAAACATATTATAGACACTATGCACCAACAATTCCCAAGCATTTTATCCTCCTTTAAGCAAGGCTTTGTCACCACTGACAAGTTGGCAGAACTTGAAGTTCGTGCGAACGAGGTGATCATTAAAAAGAATTTCTATGATGAACTTCAACTGAAGGAGGTAGTTTTAAAGGAACAAATCATTAGGTTGAAGGACGAAATAAGAGTTTGTGAGGTTGCCTTATCATCCCTGGaggaggaaaaaaataaatgcattgCGGAAATTGTAGAATACAAAACGGAGCTTGAAAATGCGAGGAAAGACGAATCTCAAATGTTGGAGGTGGCTCATAAATGGTCAATTCAGTGTAGTCAATATGAGCTCAATCGCATGGCTGCTACAAATCCCTCGTGA